In Candidatus Cloacimonadaceae bacterium, the following proteins share a genomic window:
- a CDS encoding DUF2271 domain-containing protein: protein MKRILFPVLILIAVCLLIGDLINPEGSILIGDEGRNTEGTLAFSVRTVTYNGAYAPRNSGAIWITNAQNQFVKTIKVWADTYRWTLIRWIASSNQNTTGAVTSASYNSHQLHNITWNGKNHQNLEMPDGEYKINVEFTEHNATAANMGKYKQVPFMKGINPIDITIPNETYFRDMTLGWNPIITNGSIFGTVMDTQGNPFAGATVSAGYIHATTNTAGIYSISLAPGIYNVSCSINGYQAYTSAALEVFSGQDIQHNIILNPVSNSDDLNPASGIGMKTAYPNPFLASTKFGYYADKNCRLEVFNIRGQRVIGKDLPATKQGWSETVWDGKADNGTRCPSGIYTIVLRQGNHRQSQRVMLNN from the coding sequence ATGAAACGCATATTATTTCCAGTCCTGATACTGATAGCGGTCTGCCTCTTGATCGGGGACTTGATCAATCCGGAGGGATCAATCCTTATCGGCGATGAGGGTAGAAACACCGAAGGAACCCTCGCATTCAGCGTTCGCACCGTCACCTATAATGGTGCCTACGCACCTCGCAATTCAGGTGCAATTTGGATCACCAACGCGCAAAACCAATTCGTCAAGACCATCAAGGTCTGGGCTGATACCTATCGTTGGACTTTGATTCGCTGGATCGCAAGTTCCAATCAAAACACTACCGGAGCCGTCACCAGCGCTTCCTACAACTCGCATCAACTGCATAATATCACCTGGAATGGTAAAAATCATCAGAATCTGGAAATGCCGGACGGAGAATATAAAATAAACGTCGAATTCACCGAACACAACGCCACTGCTGCGAATATGGGCAAATACAAACAAGTACCTTTTATGAAGGGCATCAATCCGATCGACATCACCATCCCGAATGAGACCTATTTTCGCGATATGACCCTGGGGTGGAATCCGATCATTACAAACGGAAGCATCTTTGGAACTGTGATGGATACCCAGGGCAATCCCTTTGCGGGAGCTACCGTCAGTGCCGGCTACATTCACGCAACCACAAACACCGCGGGTATATACAGCATTTCATTGGCACCTGGCATCTATAACGTTAGTTGTAGTATCAACGGATACCAGGCATATACTTCGGCAGCGTTGGAAGTGTTTTCAGGGCAAGATATTCAGCATAACATCATTCTCAATCCGGTGAGCAATTCCGATGATCTCAATCCCGCATCCGGCATTGGGATGAAAACAGCGTATCCAAATCCGTTTCTCGCATCCACAAAGTTTGGCTACTATGCGGATAAGAACTGCCGTCTTGAGGTGTTCAATATCCGGGGTCAAAGAGTGATCGGAAAAGACCTGCCGGCTACGAAACAAGGATGGAGTGAAACCGTGTGGGATGGAAAAGCCGACAATGGAACGCGCTGTCCCTCAGGTATTTATACGATAGTTTTAAGGCAGGGAAACCACCGTCAAAGCCAGCGGGTGATGCTGAACAACTGA
- a CDS encoding 4Fe-4S binding protein, which produces MNTRKTLVIIALSLLAVLFVSIACKRVTITEYNVDSSSCNGCGECIRVCPSDAIFYDVNNKAVIDQSKCTRCAECVAACPNNAIY; this is translated from the coding sequence ATGAACACGCGCAAGACACTCGTCATCATCGCCTTAAGCCTGCTTGCAGTACTATTTGTCTCTATAGCCTGCAAAAGAGTGACGATTACGGAATACAACGTCGATTCCTCATCCTGCAACGGTTGCGGGGAGTGTATCCGCGTCTGTCCCTCGGACGCCATTTTCTATGATGTCAATAACAAAGCAGTGATCGATCAAAGTAAATGTACTCGCTGCGCTGAGTGTGTTGCCGCATGTCCAAACAACGCTATCTATTGA
- a CDS encoding 4Fe-4S binding protein, which translates to MKLSRKSFLILLLLVALAVAIIAISRSNPFVDKSLCVGCGDCVKACPVDAISISKGRAVIDPERCINCKICVKTCTYRAIKDVK; encoded by the coding sequence ATGAAACTTTCGCGAAAATCGTTTCTAATCTTACTGTTATTAGTGGCTCTGGCAGTGGCAATCATCGCCATAAGCAGAAGCAACCCCTTCGTGGACAAAAGCTTGTGCGTCGGATGCGGAGATTGCGTAAAAGCCTGCCCCGTCGATGCGATCAGCATTTCCAAGGGCAGAGCGGTCATCGATCCTGAGCGTTGCATCAATTGCAAGATTTGTGTGAAAACATGCACCTACCGTGCGATCAAGGACGTCAAATGA
- a CDS encoding LemA family protein gives MQKMVQNTMMEKETMKKGLIILLVVALLIILIGGWTVRRYNKMQTLKVNVNGTWSQVENQYIVVFPNNLLASVFGISQMTFFQAVDSAELAPTVNFN, from the coding sequence ATGCAAAAAATGGTGCAAAACACGATGATGGAGAAAGAGACGATGAAAAAAGGATTGATCATTCTGCTGGTCGTAGCCTTGCTGATTATATTGATCGGAGGCTGGACAGTTCGCCGCTATAATAAGATGCAAACCCTCAAAGTAAACGTCAACGGCACCTGGTCGCAGGTGGAAAACCAATACATTGTGGTTTTCCCGAACAACCTGCTGGCTTCGGTATTCGGCATATCTCAGATGACTTTCTTCCAAGCGGTTGATAGCGCGGAGCTCGCTCCCACGGTTAACTTTAACTAA
- a CDS encoding phosphatase PAP2 family protein: MISISDKEGTAVISRPFLITADFLVPLLVLITATLLFSLSDLDLRLQDRLFGDGGKWTYGQLPLFQLLYRYGNLPALFSALGGLFVFALGYKKQRWLKYRKVGAFLILCLILGPGLVVNALLKDNWGRPRPRDLERYGGKFAYEAPLQIDSSSPGKSFPCGHATVGYYFFAFYFLLRGRRRSLALMFLFFAMIYGTLIGFVRIAQGGHFASDVIWSGALIYLCSYILFRAMRMHRGVFYEPQLVKVHTALKLYQKAALIVLALVVAAGVSLATPYSRHRNLELSGKLPSDIPVRIEVNMPIGDLVIRQSDHLALLYASSGFGLPGSKLSFPQELKLQDSLAIIRISQNKRGFFTELGSKAELTLDSTRVTHLDIRLNGGELTAKLDKAAPPVSLFLANEKGGVTLFLPRPFTRLLSIQGTPKEVYVAKDIIHSRTLESDSTIPYRIKINQGKVIVK, translated from the coding sequence ATGATATCAATTAGTGATAAAGAGGGGACGGCTGTAATCAGTCGTCCTTTCCTTATAACCGCCGATTTCCTCGTTCCTCTGTTAGTCTTGATCACCGCGACGCTGCTCTTTTCCCTCAGCGACCTCGATCTGCGCTTGCAGGATCGTCTTTTTGGCGATGGAGGAAAGTGGACATATGGGCAACTGCCTCTCTTTCAATTGCTTTACCGTTATGGGAATCTGCCTGCTTTGTTCAGTGCGCTTGGCGGACTATTCGTTTTCGCGCTCGGATACAAAAAGCAACGCTGGCTCAAATATCGCAAAGTAGGCGCTTTTCTCATATTATGTTTGATCCTCGGTCCCGGGTTGGTCGTAAACGCCTTGCTGAAAGACAATTGGGGCAGACCCCGTCCCCGTGATTTGGAAAGATACGGAGGCAAGTTTGCGTATGAGGCTCCTTTGCAAATCGATTCCAGCAGCCCCGGCAAATCCTTTCCCTGCGGTCATGCGACCGTGGGCTATTATTTTTTCGCGTTTTATTTTCTCTTAAGGGGACGCCGTCGTTCACTGGCACTCATGTTTCTTTTTTTCGCAATGATTTATGGCACTCTGATCGGTTTCGTGAGGATAGCGCAGGGCGGTCATTTTGCCAGCGACGTCATCTGGTCGGGAGCGCTGATCTATCTATGCTCATATATTTTGTTTAGGGCTATGCGAATGCATCGTGGTGTCTTCTATGAACCGCAACTGGTCAAAGTTCACACAGCCCTGAAACTCTATCAGAAAGCCGCTCTGATTGTTCTCGCGTTGGTTGTCGCAGCCGGTGTGAGTCTCGCAACCCCCTATTCACGGCACCGCAATCTTGAACTCTCGGGCAAGCTTCCCTCGGATATTCCTGTCCGGATAGAAGTGAACATGCCTATCGGTGATCTTGTGATCCGTCAATCCGACCATCTGGCTCTTTTGTATGCATCCAGCGGCTTCGGGCTTCCGGGCAGCAAACTGAGCTTTCCTCAAGAGCTGAAACTACAAGATAGCCTTGCCATCATTCGGATATCACAAAATAAGCGTGGTTTCTTCACTGAGCTCGGCAGCAAAGCTGAACTCACGCTTGATAGCACACGGGTCACCCATCTCGATATTCGTTTGAATGGGGGAGAGCTTACCGCGAAGCTTGATAAAGCTGCTCCACCGGTTTCCTTATTCCTCGCGAACGAAAAAGGCGGGGTGACGCTTTTCCTTCCGCGCCCATTCACTCGCTTGCTTTCCATCCAAGGGACGCCAAAGGAAGTCTATGTCGCGAAGGATATCATCCACTCCCGCACCCTCGAAAGTGACTCAACGATTCCCTACCGAATCAAAATCAATCAAGGCAAAGTGATAGTAAAATAG